The following is a genomic window from Fibrobacter sp..
GATAAATACCGGTCTTGTGCTGCTTCCAAAGTGGTAATTGCAGTTCCTGCTGCTGCATTATAAACTATATTTCAATGCATGACTGCTGTGGCCTTGAGTCTTGGGAGTAATCTGGGAGACAGGGGAGAGAATATCAGCAGGATGGAGTCCTTTCTGGAGGGTTTTTTAGGGGGGCCAATTCTCAAGTCCTCTTTAATGGAAACAGAGCCTCTTGGGGTGGAGGACCAAAACTGGTTTTTTAACCGGATAATCAGTGGTAATTATAACAGAGAGCCTCTGGATCTTTTGTCAGCAGTTGAGAAAATTGAAAGAGAAATGGGAAGGGACAGAAAGGGGCTTCTCAAACCCAGGACAGCCGATATAGATATCCTGATATTCGGGGAGATGGTGATTAAAACAGAGCGGCTTACGATTCCCCACAGAGGAGTTTTAGAGAGAAGGTTCTGTCTTGAAGGATTGAATCAGATAGTGCCTGACTGGGAGTTTCCAGGCAGCGGGAAAAAGATCAGATGGTTTTTTGAGAATATGGACAGAGATATAAGGAAACAGAAGATAAGGTTTATCCAGAACTGAAGACAGGCTGTAAATGTTAACAGATGAAAAGAAAATACCTGCACATTTGAACTATATCTGTATTGAAGGGGTGATTGGTGCCGGGAAAACATCGCTGAGTTACCTTCTGGCAGAGAGATTCAATGCCAGGACAGTTCTGGAGGAGGCGGAGGAGAATCCTTTTCTTCCCAGGTTTTACACCGACCGGCGCATGTTTGCTTTTCAGACCCAGCTCTGGTTTCTGGTCTCGCGGTACAAGCAGCTCTCAGTGATGGTGGCGCAGCAGGATCTCTTTCATCAGGTTACAATAAGTGATTACCTCTTTGCCAAGGACCGGATATTTGCAAGTATCAACCTTGACGAAGATGAGCTGAGTCTTTACAACAATATTGCCAGGGTGATGGAGTCATCTAT
Proteins encoded in this region:
- the folK gene encoding 2-amino-4-hydroxy-6-hydroxymethyldihydropteridine diphosphokinase, encoding MALSLGSNLGDRGENISRMESFLEGFLGGPILKSSLMETEPLGVEDQNWFFNRIISGNYNREPLDLLSAVEKIEREMGRDRKGLLKPRTADIDILIFGEMVIKTERLTIPHRGVLERRFCLEGLNQIVPDWEFPGSGKKIRWFFENMDRDIRKQKIRFIQN
- a CDS encoding deoxynucleoside kinase, which produces MLTDEKKIPAHLNYICIEGVIGAGKTSLSYLLAERFNARTVLEEAEENPFLPRFYTDRRMFAFQTQLWFLVSRYKQLSVMVAQQDLFHQVTISDYLFAKDRIFASINLDEDELSLYNNIARVMESSIAQPDLVVYLQTSTSVLLKRIEKRGRPYEFNMDADYLDLLNSAYNHFFFHYNSTPLLVINTNDIDFVNRREDLEELVKQIINVKPGTTFYQPMGAKDKNLLKNSERKKSENG